ACTTCCTTGGCTCAGTTGGTGCTTTGATGGGCATTTTAACACAAGTTCTTCATACTGTAAGGTGTGTAACGTGCTGCTCCTCTTCATCCACTCTTGGTGAGTACTCATGTATCCAAATGGCACAGCATTTCCTAATATGAtagtatatggaaaaaaataaatttttcagaaaAGGCCATTACCTCATGTAAATAATATAATGACTATGTTTTGAGAGTGTAATAGCCTTATTAGCTCTTGTACATAGTGAAACATGACTTACATTATTTCATATAtagtattatggattttttttcttttttttcttttagtgtgatAAAATGCCCAGGAAACGTAAGAGAACACTGTCCAGGTTCGACTTAGATGCCTTAATGAATACCTCAGCTTTTGATAGGGTATTGTACACTACCCATGATGAAGgaatggacagtgacatttctcATTATGGGATTACTCAGTCTCCCCACCCCTCCCCTAGGGCTGGCCCGTCCACCTCCTGTGCCTTGCCTTCACAATCACAGACTGTAATTGAGTGTGAGATTGGTACTTCAGGTTCCCTGCAAGCAGTGATAACACCTCACAAAGACCCTCTACAGACTGACAGTGATGAAATTGACACCATTATTGAGTGTAATGCTGATCATGCTGGAGTAACACATGCAACTATAACACCTCACAAGGCCCCTCCTGGGCCTGTGATTATATGCCCAGATGACAGTTTACAAAGACTTGTTTCATCACATAAGGTAAAAAAGCTACGGCGTTCTCTGTTTACCTCAACACCATTACCAAGGAAACGACAAATCATCTACAGTGATTCAGAGGACTCTGACATCGATGACATGCCGATGATGATTCTTGATGAACCCCAGATGTCATCAGTGTCATCTCCTACTGCCACCGTCGCAACTCCTGCTATCAGTCCTCCTCCTACTGCTGGCCCTTCTAATGTTCAGACTAACCCTCCTCCCCTATTAGCCCTTCTTCAACCCAGGATACATCTTCATGCCCTAGTACTATTTTTCATATATCAGCTACACAATGTCGGTCATCCGATAAAAGTAAGTGGTCAAGGAGACCTCTGCCCAGGAGAGTTACTGCAAGAAACCCACGAGTCCCCTACACTCCTGGCCTCACAGCTGTATCAAGAGTAGCAACCACCCCCAGTGAATTCTTCTCTCTTTTTGTGGATGAAGATATGGTGGCCGACATTGCAAGGTACACAAATATGAGGATAGATATGCTGGCACAGAAATATAAAACCAAAAGTGCAACAGTTGCACACACATGCCCAGAGGAGATAAAAGCACTAATGGGCATACTAATCCAGAGCGGTGCAAAGCAAGATAACCGTATAACTGTTGCTGAAATGTGGAGCAAACAGCATGGGTCTCCCTTATATCGTTCTGCGATGAATGAAAAAAGATTCAATTTCCTCCTGAGGTCACTCAGGTTTGATGACCACACCACACGGAATGAAAGAATGAAGACTGACAAGCTGGCTTCTTGGCGAAACACATGGGAGTGTTTTCTTGATAATTGTCAGAAAAATTATGTGCCAGGAAATGCAATCACTGTTGATGAGCATATGGTTGGATTTAGGGGACGGTGTCCTTTCTGCTACTATATGCCGAACAAACCAACCAAATATGGCATAAAGATAAATATGGCATGTGATGTTAGGAACAGTTACATGCTAAATGGCATTGCGGACCTTGCTAAACACAGACGGCCCTAAGTAGTTCCTGTTAAACTGAGGGAATATTACACTATGACTCTTACAGAACCCTACTTAGACAGCAACCATACAATCACAGTGGACAACTGGTTTACTTCGCTGTCCCTGGTGAAAGAGCTGTACAAGAGGAATACCTACCTAATTGGGACTTCAAGAAGGAAAGGGTATGTTCCTAAAATAATGGTGGACAAAAAGTTCAGTAGGCCAGTAGATTccagcatctttctgttccatgaaaATGTGAGTATGGTGTCATTCAAACCGAAAAAGGAAAAAATTGTGCTACTGCTGTCATCCAAGCACAACTTTTCTGCTATCGGCGAAAGAAACAAACCTGAAGCAATAcacttttataataaaacaaagggaGGAGTGGATGTACTGGACATGATGTGTGCCAGGTACAGCTGTAACCGGAAAACCAGACGCTGGCCACTTTGCTTGTTTTATGCCATGCTAAATATTGCTGTGATAAATTGCTTTATTCTTAGCAAGCTTCAGCAAAACTGTCAAACAAAATTTAGGCGCCTCTTCATGCACACTTTCGCCAGGGAGTTGGTCTAGCCTTGGGCAGAAAAGAGATTGCAACAGGCTGGGATGAAGTTGTCAGCCAGCCACCTCATCCGTTCCTGCTTCTCTCTCACAAGCAATGAGGAACCCCAGCGCCAGCAGTCAGGCCAAGGGAAGAAGAGATGCAGTATCTGCGAATGGAAAACAGCTAGCCAAACAAGGACATACTGCTCGTACTGTGTGAGGGCAGTCTGTCCGCGACACTACAGTGTCATTTGCAACAAATGTGAGGACGATGATGAGGACATCAAGTAGCAGGTAACTGTATTTGTTTTATATTGCATTCACACATTGAAAATATACTAGAAAcaaagttattagaaaaaaaaatgttttattgcatATACAAGCATAAAATTCACCAGAACATAACATCATACCTAAAATCTCAAGTGTATGCTGCTGGAGTGTAAATAATAATATGTCCGTTTTTATTTATTCCAGGACCAATGTTTTCTGTGGTTCCTAGGATGAACAAGATGCCTAGGGGATTCTTTATAGTTCCtagtttatatatttgaaaatcttTTTTGCTGAATGACGTGTCTTTTTATCATTATAGTACCTCAATTGATAAGATCTTGTTTATATCAaagtttttttctaataaatcagAAATATAATCTGTTAAGTTTAATTGTCATAATTGAGGGTGATATTGGTTCAcgaatattatttttttacttttgtatagttTTGGTAAAATAAAGCATgtttgtatattcttttttttattttttcctacaaTGATTCCATATGGATACAGGATTTCCTATAGTGTTACGCGCAGGTACGATTTCCTATCTAGGGATCTGCTGCATCACCTGAACAGTATTGGTTTCGTAGAGTGTTTACTATGTtgaaatcaattgttgtttgttgTGATGTGTTTCCAGAATAGATTGGGGGACTTTGGTAGCAaagcttttttttttgccaacctttcttttgaaatatattcCAAGGAATTTATCAAGTTTCAATCTTGGAGTAAGAGTCCTGGAAATAAATTGTTCACAAAAGCAAACTACCATAGGATTCTCCTCTTTAGCAATATTTCTAAAGGTTGTGCACACTAAGGAAGACTGAAATGATTTCCGTCAATATCTGATAGAGTTTTTGGATTCCTTTGCCCAGCCAGACAATGCGATCCTGAAATGCTCCATGAAGTGATCGGTTAATTGGTgggtttaaatgttactcatgaatggcagagataaggggcagtgacaatgctctagcatgacaataccctagaaatTGACCTAATATTCATATTATCAACgcctaggacaagggagggcctgacaatagctgctgatgactctgcaaacAGATCTATAGTGTCCTCCAAACCACCCTGGCAGGTATGTTTCCAATAGGTAACCACAAATTTAAATTGTCGTCATAACAGGGAATCAATGTATCTGCCTTTTCTGTTTTCATTGCTGTCAGAACCTAAGGGCTGGAGAAATGCTGCCTTCAATAAAACATAAGTAGCAGCGCCACGTAAGGTTTAGAGAGCTGTGTTCACACCCGTCTTTATATTACAAAGGACTACAACACTCTGTGAAGAGTACAAGACAACACTGCACCAAATGAAGTTACAGAATcatgttatatttcatatattagagGAGGGAATGTTTCAAGGCCCAGAATCTGCTGGAAACTGATTTTTCAAAATCTGAAAAGGGAGCTGGGTAGGTAGGCTACAGATTTATTTCTTTAATGATCTCGATATTTATCTTATGACATTTAAGTATAAATCTCAGATTGACATGTTTGGTCTTTTTTAACTGATAAAAGGAAATTGTCCAAATATAGATGAGATTGGGATTATTTACTGTGACAGGCCAATCATGCACTAAATTACTCTTTATTAGTATCTGTCAAATGGACATCAGCATAATCAATTGTTTTTTGGTATTTTAGACAAGTTTTTTTCAAAGGTTCATCGCTATACATAACTTATATTTATAAATTGAGCAATTGACATTTAGGGATATTTTCCTAAAATAGACAACGTTGTTCTTCCGTTCGTTTCAAATTCGTTTTCATGAATGGAAATAttgaatttcttctttattttggtgttgttaattGTGGCTTATTTGCCATCATTATGAAGGATTATCTAAGGCTTTCAGTAATGGAAAGTGTTCTGAACTGTTTTCCTTTTagtattaacaaaatatatttggatCTTATTACTTCTCAGAGTTAAAGAAATGAAATAGTGTCATTACCCTATTGGCATGACTGGAAACGACATGAATGATTTCCTCTCAAACCGCCAGAAGTATTTAGTTTATTTGGGTTGAATCATGCACACACTACTGTAGGTCTCGAAAGATGTTTACCTGATATcgaaatagataattaaatatatgAGATAGAGTCGGATGAATTTGTTCTGCAAAAGAATTGCCTCTCGATGTTTCTTATAAACCTTCAAAACTCTGCACAGAAGGAATGTTCTGAGTCTCTTCATTACATGAAACAATTATGAAAGTTTGAAGAGGGGAGAAAAACTTTTGAAAGTTCTGAAGAGTTGAACTATATATTTTGATTGCTTTAAGTGGCAAGGTTTCATATTTCGTCCGAAATATTTtcatattgctttatatatatatatatatatatatatatatatatatatatatatatatatatatatatatatatatatatatatatatatatgggtgtgtgtgtgtgtatgtgtgtctgcgtttgtgcatgtgtatgtgtttttCGACATCTGTGTGTATGGGAATACGTGTGTGTGCGTCTCCGTTGAAAGAAAATGCTTTGTGGATAGTATAGAAACTAAAGGAGATGTTAATTGATCTTCCATTTATCCAAGTAGAGAAATCCCATAATCAATCAGGAATCCAAAACTTTTGCACAATTCTAGAACGTCACAGCGACCTCATTTGGAAGTTGATTTAAGTCTATAATGTATATTATGCAATTAATTTCTCCATAAATAAAATCACACTCAAAGCTCATTCGATCATTTAATTGCTCTGTGACTCAAACAAATAAAAACCGCATGATTATTAtagttatgattatgattataattttcataaattggtCTCTGTGTCAGGCATTATCAGAGCTGAGATTAAAATATGAAAGAATCTTCCATTACAGCTGGATTACTCTTTTTCCCTTTATCTTATCTACATGATGGCCCTTTTTCGCTTATGTTATGGAATTTGGAATTTTATTTCGTAACACGCTAGCAAagattcctctatttttttttcattttttttctgcttTAAGTTAAATTTTATCAAACACTTAAATTTTGAATTAATATTCATAAACATCGCGAAAAAGTGTGATTTAAAAACTCCAACTTTGATGGCTAGTAAAAATCGTACTATTAAAGTCAACTGAAGGCTTAGGGCAGGGTGAGGCTTCTATCCCAATTGCTGGTTGAAAATAAAAGGCTATAATATACTGGATCCAATAAGACCGATCCAGCCATCGTCCGTGTCCTTTGTCAGAAGAACAACTGTTTCATTTGATTTATTGCTTTTCAAAGTGAATATTTAACCTTCATTTCTCGATCCAACACCTGTAAGAGTCGAAACCTTTTTGAAGCTGAGTTGGACCACTCCTATCTATTGACAATTGAATTAatgaacacgtacacacacacaaacatatatccctttccgagtggagataccttaacggaGTGAAAGGGCTCGTGTatcaccatgaacagcaaagctgtactagtcagggccatccatactaggctgatttgctgagggaaatcagatgaaaatctcccaccatcaccaattcgcaatggccagcgtcagcgtggtgatga
This Palaemon carinicauda isolate YSFRI2023 chromosome 25, ASM3689809v2, whole genome shotgun sequence DNA region includes the following protein-coding sequences:
- the LOC137618849 gene encoding piggyBac transposable element-derived protein 4-like gives rise to the protein MVADIARYTNMRIDMLAQKYKTKSATVAHTCPEEIKALMGILIQSGAKQDNRITVAEMWSKQHGSPLYRSAMNEKRFNFLLRSLRFDDHTTRNERMKTDKLASWRNTWECFLDNCQKNYVPGNAITVDEHMVGFRGRCPFCYYMPNKPTKYGIKINMACDVRNSYMLNGIADLAKHRRP